TGCCGTCGATCTCCAGCGTCACTTCCTTGTCGCTGTAGCTGGGCGGCGTGCCGTAGTCGATCTCGTGGATCTTGAAGACGGGGTAGTTCATCGTGGGCTCCTCACGCCGCCGACCGCTGATCGGCGGCGAGGCCGAAATCGGCCGGGAAATGATTCAGCGCCGACAGCACCGGGTACGGCGTCATGCCGCCCATCGCGCACAGGCTGCCGCTGACCATCGTGTCGCAGAGGTCGCGCAGCAGCTTGACCTGCTGCTCGCGCACCGCCGGTTGATGGTGATTGGTGACGATGCGGTCGATCACCTCGACACCACGCGTCGAGCCGATCCGGCACGGCGTGCACTTGCCGCAGCTCTCGATGGCGCAGAACGCCATCGCGTAGCGCGCCAGTTTCGACAGATCCGCCGTGTCGTCATGCACCACCAGCCCGCCGTGGCCGACGACTGCGCCCACTGCGGCGTAGGCCTCGTAATCGAGCGGGATGTCCCACTGCGACTCGGGCAGATAGGTGCCGAGAGGCCCGCCCACCTGCACCGCCTTGACCGGCCGGCCGCTGGCGCTGCCGCCGCCCCAGTCGAACACCAGTTCACGCAGCGTCACGCCGAAGGCCAGCTCGACCAGCCCGCCGCGGGCGATGTTGCCGGCCAGCTGGAACGGCAGCGTGCCGGTCGAGCGACCGCGGCCGTGGTCCTTGTAGGCCTGCGCGCCATGGCTCAGGATCCACGGCGCGGCCGCGAAGGTCAGCACGTTGTTGATCACCGTCGGCTGGCCGAACAGGCCGCTGAGCGCCGGGATCGGCGGCTTGGCGCGCACGATGCCGCGTTTGCCTTCCAGGCTTTCGAGCATCGCGGTCTCTTCGCCGCAGACGTAGCTGCCCGCGCCCATGCGCACTTCCAGCTCGAAGGCGTGGCCGCTGCCGAGGATGTTGTCGCCCAGGTAGCCGGCGGTGCGGGCACGCTCGATCGCCTCTCCGAACACCTGCACCGCCAGCGGGTACTCGCTGCGCACGTAGACATAACCGCGCGTGGCGCCGCAGGCGAGCGCGGCGATCGTCATGCCTTCGATCAGCAGATAGGGGTCGTCCTCCAGCACCATGCGGTCGGCAAAGGTGCCCGAGTCGCCCTCGTCGGCATTGCAGACGACGTACTTCTGATCGGCCTGGGCCTGCGCCACCGTGCGCCACTTGATGCCGGCCGGAAACGCCGCGCCACCGCGCCCGCGCAGGCCGGAGTCGAGCACCGTCTGCCAGATGCCGTCGGCCGGCATCTGCAGCGCCTGGCGCAGCCCGGCCCAGCCGCCGTGGGTGGCGTAATCGGTGAGCGACAGCGGATCGGTCACGCCCATGCGCACGCAGGTCAGGCGCTGCTGGCGCGCCAGGTAGGGGATCTCGGCGGTGACGCCGTGGCCCAGCGGGTGCGCGCCGCCGGACAGGAACCCGGCGTCGAACAGTCCCGCGACATCCTCGACCGCCACCGGCCCGTAGGCGACCCGGCCGGCGGCCGTCATCACCTCGACCAGCGGTTCCAGCCAGAACAGCCCGCGCGAGCCGTTGCGGATCAGCTCGACCTGCGCGCCGCGTGCGGCGGCCTGGGCGACGATCGCGTCGGCCACCTCGTCGGCACCGACGGCGAGTGCGGCGCTGTCGCGCGGCACGTAGACCTGGATCGCCTTCATGCCGTGGCCTCCTGCGCCATGGCCGAGGCGGCATCACGCGCCTCGGTAGCGTCGAGCAGCGCATCGAGCCGGGTGGCGGTCACGCGAGCGTGCTGACGCTCGTCGATCTGGATCGCCGGCGACGACGCGCACAGGCCCAGGCAATAGACCGGCTCGACGCTCCAGGCGCCGTCGGCCGAGCGGTGCACGTCGGCGCTGCAGCCCAGCCGCTCGCGCGCCTGCGCCAGCAGCGCCTCGCCGCCACGCGCCTGGCACGACTCGGCCCGGCAGACCTGCAGCACGTGGCGACCGGCCGGCTCGGCGCGGAAGTGGTGGTAGTAGGTGATCACGCCGTGCACCTCGGCGCGCGACAGGTTGAGCGCGCGGGCGATCTCGGGCACCGCCTCGCTCGGGATGTGGCCGATGGCGTCCTGCACGCCGTGCAGGATCGGCAGCAGCGCGCCGGCCAGGTGGGCGCGCTCGGCGATCACGGCGCGCACGGTGGCGAGCGCCGCGTCGGCATCTTGGGGTCGGTTCATTCGGGGTCTCCGCGGATCGTCCGGGCGGGTGGCTCGGCCAGAGCCGGCCAGGGCCGGGCTCGTGATCCGACGACTATCACCAGCGCGCCGTCATCTGTCCAATTGAATCGGGAAACACGGCGATTCGGCGTTTGAATCAAGCCGGCCAGGCGCCGGTCTGGGTCTTCAGATGGGCGAGCCATTCGACCGACGCGGCCAGCGCCTGCGCGGCCTCCAGCGCGCGCGACGGCCGGCTGCTGCCCAGGCTCATGAACCCGATCGGCGTGCGCAGTTCGGGCTCGACCAGCGGGTGCACCGTCACCGGCGCCTGCGGGGCCAGCGTGCGCAGCAGCGCGCCGGGCAGCACGGCGCTGAACGGGCCGGTCTGCACGGCGGTGATCAGGGCCAGCACCGAGTCGGTCTCGATGGCGGCGGGCGGTGCCACCGCGGCGCTCTCGAACGCCGCGTCGATGATCGAGCGGTTGTGCATCTCGGGCGTCAGCAGCAGCAGCGGCTGGTGCGCCAGGTCGGCCCAGCGCAGCGGCGCGCCCAGGCTCAGGCCGGCGGCGGGTGCGGGCACCGGCTCGTCGGCCGGCGGCTCGCGCCGCACGGCGAAATAGTGTTCCTCGTACTGCGGCCGGATCTGCAGCGAGCGCGCCTGCGCGTCGGGGCGGCCGGTGTAGCCCAGCGCCAGGTCGACCGCCAGGTTCTCCAGCCCGGCCTCGATGGCCGGCGAGCTGAGCCCGCGCAGCACCACGCGCAGGCCCGGATGGTTTCGCCGCAGCCAGACCGCGAACTGCGCCGCCACCGGCACGGCAGTCGGCACGGCGCCCAGCGTCAACACGCCCTGGGGCTGGCCGGCGCTGCTGGCCAAGTCCTGGCGCAGCAGTTCCTGCTCGTGCAGCATGCGCCGCGCGCTGGCGAGCACGCGTTCGCCTTCGGGCGTCAGGCCTTCGTACTGGCGGCCGCGCCGCACGATCGAGGTGCCGAGTTCGGACTCGAGCGCACGCAGCGCGTTCGACAGCGCCGGCTGCGTGATGTGGCAGGCCAGCGCGGCGCGGCCGAAGTGGCGGTGCTGCTCCAGGGCAGCGAGGTAGCGCATCGCGTCGAGCAGGTTCATGGACAAATCATAGGGGCCGGCCCGGGCGCCGCCGCTGCAGCCGCCGACACCGCGGGATGCCCTGTAACAACCGGCCGGCGATCCCGTTTATGATTTTCGTCACACTTTTCGCCCGGACGCCCTGGGGAACTCATGACCCGAACTGCCATGTTGTGCCTCCTGCGACGGGGACTTGTCGCTGCAGCCTGCGGCCTGCTGGCGACCTCGGCGTCGGCCGACGGCGTGCGCCAGCCCGGTGACTCGGCGCGGCCCGGCGCGCGGGCGACGCCGCGCGTGCACAACGTGCGGCTGGCGTCCTGGCGCTCGCACAACATCTGCCCGATGCACGGCGCGGTGCACAGCGTGCGCAGCGTCGACTCGCTGCGCGAGTGGCGCGACACGCTGACGCAGGACGAAGCCGGCGCCGTCGGCCGGCGCGTGCTCTGGTCGCGCGAGAAGGTGCTGGTCTACGCGATGGCGATGCAGCCCAGCGCCGGCATCCGGCTCGAGCCGGCCAGTTCGGTGCTGCGGCTGAAATCGGGCGTGCTGTGGTGGCCGGTCAAGCGCTCGCCACCCGGCCCGGGCGGCATGCCGATCACGGTGCAGTCGCGCCCGTGCCTGATCGCGCTCGTCAACCGGGCGCAGTGGCACCGCATCCGGATCGTCGAGCGGACGATCTGAGGCTCAGGTGTTTTTGCTGACCGTGATGGTCGGGAACTTGGTCGAGTAGTCCTTGGCCGCGTCGGCGATCTTGACCGCCACCTGGCGCGCCAGCGCCTTGTAGAGGCCGGCGATCTCGCCGTCGGGTTCGGCCACCACGCTCGGGCAGCCGGTGTCGGCCTGCTCGCGGATGCTGCGGTTGAGCGGCAGCGCGCCCAGGTAGGCAATGCCTTGCTCCTGGGCCAGCTTCCTGCCGCCGTCGGCGCCGAAGATGTGCTCGGCGTGGCCGCAGTTCTCGCAGACGTAGACCGCCATGTTCTCGACGATGCCCAGGATCGGCACGCTGACCTTCTCGAACATCGTCAGGCCCTTGCGGGCGTCGAGCAGGGCGATGTCCTGCGGCGTGGTGACGATCAGCGCGCCGGTGACGGGCACCTTCTGCGACAGCGTCAGCTGGATGTCGCCGGTGCCCGGGGGCATGTCGACGATCAGGTAGTCGAGGTCGTGCCAGTTGGTCTGGCGCAGCAGCTGTTCGAGCGCCTGGGTGGCCATCGGGCCGCGCCAGATCATGGCCTGGTCGGGGTCGACCAGGAAGCCGATCGACATCACCTCGATGCCGTGGCCGACCATCGGCTCCATGGTCTTGCCGTCGGCGCTTTCGGGCCGGCCGGTGACGCCCAGCATCATCGGCTGGCTCGGGCCGTAGATGTCGGCATCGAGCACACCCACCTTGGCGCCTTCGGCCGCCAGCGCCAGCGCCAGGTTGACGGCGGTGGTGCTCTTGCCCACGCCGCCCTTGCCCGAAGCCACCGCGACGATGTTCTTCACGCCCGGCAGCAGCTGCACGCCGCGCTGCACGGCATGCGCCGTGATGCGGCTGCTGAGGTTGACGCTGACGTTGCCCACGCCCGGCAGCGCCGCACGCACGGCCTCGATCAGCTGCTTGCGCAGACCGGCGAGCTGGCTCCTGGCGGGGTAGCCGAGCTCGACGTCGAACGCCACGTCGGCACCATCGACCGACAGGTTGCGGACTTGTTTGCCGCTGATGAAATCGCGGCCGGTGTTGGGGTCGACGACGGTCTGGATCGCGGCGCGGACGGCGCTGTCGGTGATGGACATGGTGGCGGGGTCAGGTGATGGGAGCGGTTCGGGAAACGTTTGCGCGCGCAGTCTAGCCGCAGCCCCGCCGCCGACACGCCCGGGTTCAACCCGGCCCTGCATCAGCGCGGTGATTGGGTGCCGCCTGCGCCGCGGCGATGCGCAGCACCAGTGCCGAGCGGGCCTGCGCCACGCACGGCAGGATCCAGCCCTCGGCCTTTTCCTCGCGGCTCAGGCCCGGCCACTCGATGCTGTGCACCACCTCGCCGCTCTCGACCTGGCCGATGCAGGCGCGGCAGCTGCCGTTGCGGCACGAACTCGGCAGCCGCAGGCCGGCGGCGCGGGCGGCGATCAGCAGGCTCACGTCCGGCGGCGCATCGAAGCGCT
This portion of the Leptothrix cholodnii SP-6 genome encodes:
- a CDS encoding 2Fe-2S iron-sulfur cluster-binding protein, producing MSEEAPAAGWPVRLAGSDQRFDAPPDVSLLIAARAAGLRLPSSCRNGSCRACIGQVESGEVVHSIEWPGLSREEKAEGWILPCVAQARSALVLRIAAAQAAPNHRADAGPG
- the apbC gene encoding iron-sulfur cluster carrier protein ApbC, which produces MSITDSAVRAAIQTVVDPNTGRDFISGKQVRNLSVDGADVAFDVELGYPARSQLAGLRKQLIEAVRAALPGVGNVSVNLSSRITAHAVQRGVQLLPGVKNIVAVASGKGGVGKSTTAVNLALALAAEGAKVGVLDADIYGPSQPMMLGVTGRPESADGKTMEPMVGHGIEVMSIGFLVDPDQAMIWRGPMATQALEQLLRQTNWHDLDYLIVDMPPGTGDIQLTLSQKVPVTGALIVTTPQDIALLDARKGLTMFEKVSVPILGIVENMAVYVCENCGHAEHIFGADGGRKLAQEQGIAYLGALPLNRSIREQADTGCPSVVAEPDGEIAGLYKALARQVAVKIADAAKDYSTKFPTITVSKNT
- a CDS encoding LysR substrate-binding domain-containing protein; this encodes MNLLDAMRYLAALEQHRHFGRAALACHITQPALSNALRALESELGTSIVRRGRQYEGLTPEGERVLASARRMLHEQELLRQDLASSAGQPQGVLTLGAVPTAVPVAAQFAVWLRRNHPGLRVVLRGLSSPAIEAGLENLAVDLALGYTGRPDAQARSLQIRPQYEEHYFAVRREPPADEPVPAPAAGLSLGAPLRWADLAHQPLLLLTPEMHNRSIIDAAFESAAVAPPAAIETDSVLALITAVQTGPFSAVLPGALLRTLAPQAPVTVHPLVEPELRTPIGFMSLGSSRPSRALEAAQALAASVEWLAHLKTQTGAWPA
- a CDS encoding formate dehydrogenase subunit gamma, translated to MNRPQDADAALATVRAVIAERAHLAGALLPILHGVQDAIGHIPSEAVPEIARALNLSRAEVHGVITYYHHFRAEPAGRHVLQVCRAESCQARGGEALLAQARERLGCSADVHRSADGAWSVEPVYCLGLCASSPAIQIDERQHARVTATRLDALLDATEARDAASAMAQEATA
- a CDS encoding formate dehydrogenase beta subunit; this translates as MKAIQVYVPRDSAALAVGADEVADAIVAQAAARGAQVELIRNGSRGLFWLEPLVEVMTAAGRVAYGPVAVEDVAGLFDAGFLSGGAHPLGHGVTAEIPYLARQQRLTCVRMGVTDPLSLTDYATHGGWAGLRQALQMPADGIWQTVLDSGLRGRGGAAFPAGIKWRTVAQAQADQKYVVCNADEGDSGTFADRMVLEDDPYLLIEGMTIAALACGATRGYVYVRSEYPLAVQVFGEAIERARTAGYLGDNILGSGHAFELEVRMGAGSYVCGEETAMLESLEGKRGIVRAKPPIPALSGLFGQPTVINNVLTFAAAPWILSHGAQAYKDHGRGRSTGTLPFQLAGNIARGGLVELAFGVTLRELVFDWGGGSASGRPVKAVQVGGPLGTYLPESQWDIPLDYEAYAAVGAVVGHGGLVVHDDTADLSKLARYAMAFCAIESCGKCTPCRIGSTRGVEVIDRIVTNHHQPAVREQQVKLLRDLCDTMVSGSLCAMGGMTPYPVLSALNHFPADFGLAADQRSAA